CGGCCATGCCCTGTTCGAGGCCACCCATGGCACCGCTCCCCGGTACGCCGGCCAGGACAAGGTCAACCCCGGCTCGGTGATCCTCTCGGCCGAGATGATGCTGCGTTACATGGGCTGGACGGAGGCGGCCGACCGCATCATCGCCGGGCTGGAGCGGACCATCCAGAGCAAGGTCGTCACCTACGACCTGGCCCGGCTCATGGAGGGCGCCCGCGAGGTGAAGTGCTCGGAGTTCGGCACGGCCATCGTCGACGCCATGGCGAAGCTCTAGCATGACCACCGCGCCGGGCCGCCCCAAGATCACGGTCGTCGGCGCCGGCAATGTCGGCGCCACGGTCGCGCAGTACATCGTGGAGCAGGAGCTGGCGGACGTGGTGCTGGTCGACGTGATCGAGGGCGTGCCCCAGGGCAAGGCCCTCGATCTGCTGCAGGCCGGACCTGTCCACGGTTACGACTCGCGGCTCACCGGCAGCAACAGCTACGAGGACACCGGCGACTCCGACATCGTGGTCATCACGGCCGGCCTGGCCCGCAAGCCCGGCATGACCCGGGACGATCTGCTCTTCAAGAACGCCGAGATCGTGGGCGGCGTGGTGGCCCAGGTGGTGGCCCGCTCGCCCGAGGCCATCCTGATCCTGGTCACGAACCCGCTCGACGCGATGGTGCAGCTCGCCTGGAAGAAATCGGGCTTCCCGTCCCAGCGCGTGATCGGCATGGCCGGGGTGCTGGACTCGGCGCGCTTTTGCACGTTCATCGCCCAGGAGCTCTCCGTCTCCGTCGAGAACGTCACCGCCTTCGTGCTGGGCGGCCACGGCGACAGCATGGTGCCGCTGCCCCGCTACTCCACGGTGGCCGGGATTCCCATCACCGAGCTGCTGCCCCCGGACCGGGTGGCCGCCCTGGTCACCCGCACCGCGAACGGCGGAGCCGAGATCGTGAACTATCTCAAGACCGGCAGCGCCTACTACGCGCCGGCCGCCTCGGTCGTGGAGATGGTCGAGGCGATCCTCAAGGACAAGCACAAGATCCTGCCCTGCGCGGCCTGCCTGGATGGCCAGTACGGCGTCCGCGGGCTCTACGTGGGCGTGCCGGCGAAGCTGGGGCGCCGCGGCGTGGAGCAGGTGATCGAGATCAAGCTCACCCCGCAGGAACAGGCCGCCTTCGACCGGTCGGCGGCCGCCGTGCGGGAACTGGTCGACAAGCTCAAGCTCTAAGCCAGCGAGGAGTTGCTTCATGGCCAAGCCGAT
The DNA window shown above is from Candidatus Methylomirabilota bacterium and carries:
- the mdh gene encoding malate dehydrogenase → MTTAPGRPKITVVGAGNVGATVAQYIVEQELADVVLVDVIEGVPQGKALDLLQAGPVHGYDSRLTGSNSYEDTGDSDIVVITAGLARKPGMTRDDLLFKNAEIVGGVVAQVVARSPEAILILVTNPLDAMVQLAWKKSGFPSQRVIGMAGVLDSARFCTFIAQELSVSVENVTAFVLGGHGDSMVPLPRYSTVAGIPITELLPPDRVAALVTRTANGGAEIVNYLKTGSAYYAPAASVVEMVEAILKDKHKILPCAACLDGQYGVRGLYVGVPAKLGRRGVEQVIEIKLTPQEQAAFDRSAAAVRELVDKLKL